The following nucleotide sequence is from Nitratidesulfovibrio termitidis HI1.
CGTTCCATTCGCAAGTACACCGAGGCCCCCGTTGCCGCGTCCGATGTGCGCGACATCCTGGCCGCCGCCATGTCCGCGCCCAGCGCGGGCAATGCCCAGCCGTGGCGCTTCGTGGTCGTGGACGACCGCGCGCTGCTGGAGGCCATTCCCGCGTTCAGCCAGTATGCCGCCATGGCCGCAAAGGCCCCGCTGGGCATTCTGGTGTGCGCCGACCTGACGGCGGAAAAGTACCCCGGCTACTGGGTGCAGGACTGCTCCGCCGCCGTGCAGAACATCCTGCTGGCCGTGCACGGCAAGGGGCTGGGCGCGGTGTGGACCGGCGTGCACCCCATGCAGGACCGCGAGGATGGCTTTCGCCGCCTGCTCGGCCTGCCGGACAACGTGGTGCCGCTGGGCTTCATCGTCAT
It contains:
- a CDS encoding nitroreductase family protein; translated protein: MDILSAIHGRRSIRKYTEAPVAASDVRDILAAAMSAPSAGNAQPWRFVVVDDRALLEAIPAFSQYAAMAAKAPLGILVCADLTAEKYPGYWVQDCSAAVQNILLAVHGKGLGAVWTGVHPMQDREDGFRRLLGLPDNVVPLGFIVIGHPAQELAPQDRYDEAKVHWNGW